The region aattctctaaaacgatgttgtaggcggcttatgatagagaaattaacattaaattctctgacaacagctcttgtggacattcctgcagtcagcatgccaattgcacactccctcaaaaatgagacatctgtggcattgtgttgtgtgacaaaactgcatatttaagagtggccttttattgtccccagcacaaggtgcacctgtgtaatgatcatgctgtttaatcagctRCTTGAGATGCCActcctgtcagatggatggattatcttggcaaaggagaaatgctcacttatcAGTATCTAGACACACCCATGACAGAAAacaaagggctctattcaatccgcattGTGAATGTTCAGCTTTACAGCATGATTAAAATTTTAAGGCAATGTTCCAGCTTTAGCGGAgattgcattcacggtaaacactgcatatgtcggctcaatcggaaatttcctttacatttctatcacggaatctgtaacacttcagcgTTACAGATTCAATAGAGCCCAAAGTCAAGTTGTTCAGTTTGATGACACAGCCTGACTCTCATTCTCTTCTGGCTTCACTGACACACCATGGAGAAAAGGGCCCTTGAACTCTATTACCGAAGGAAATAATACCTTTCCCATATGTCCAAATAATGCCTCAGGTGCTTAATGTGTGGATCCAATAAACATCTACAAATTGAGAGATATGTATGGATTATGCAGATTATTACTTatgtattataattattttatgatTGTGATATATGATTTTATTGTGAAGTATTGTATGgtctttttttcacttcaccactCTACTCACAGGTGAAATACAGAGCGCAGCAGAGCATGACCCACCATGCTGTGGTAAAGATGGTGACTGTGTGGGTGTTAGCCTTCCTTCTCTATGGCCCTGCCATCATCTTCTGGGAGCTGGTCATGGGCAAAAGCATCGTCCTTGCCGATGAGTGTTTCGCTGAGTTCTACTGCACCTGGTACTTCCTACTGAGTGCGTCTACGATTGAGTTCTTCACCCCGTTTATCTCTGTGGCCTTCTTCAACCTGAGCATCTACCTGAACATCCAGCGGAGGAACAAGAGCAGGGCTATCCGTAAGGAGGACACCAAGGCACACAGGGACAGGGGCAGTCTCAGGGACGGGGGTGCTGCCTTGACTGTGTTTTTGACTTGCAAGGCATCATCGAGCAAGCCAGCTGCTGTTTCAGCTGTGATAGAGAAGGACGAGGAGCTGTCGCCGTCCACCAGTGGGGAGCCTAGTAGCGGACACACCTTCATACAGAGTAAGAAGGGCCCCACTTGCAGGATCACTTCCAGGCCCCTTCAATCCCAATCCCCCACCGGGCCCCCCAACAGGAGCTCACAGAGCTCCCGCCTCTCCCACGACAAGAAGATTGCCAAGTCGCTGGCCATTATAGTGTGCATTTTTGGGATCTGCTGGGCACCCTACACTCTATTGATGATAATCCGAGCAGCCTGTAGCGGGCGATGTGTGGAGCACTACTGGTACGAGATGACTTTTTGGCTCTTGTGGCTGAACTCTGGTATTAACCCTTTCCTGTACCCTCTCTGCCACAGCAGCTTCCGAAGGGCTTTTGCTAAGATATTGTGCCCCAACCGGCAGTCTGTCCAACCTCACATTGAGACCCAGTCTTGCTAGTAAGACAATGTATGGCTGGATGAGAGTCTTACTGGAGTGAGAAGACTACTGCAAATGGATGTGGATTGTCAAACAAAAGTTCAGCCATGAATAGGACTAAGAAACCCTTTTTTAGTTGCTCACTATAAAAGGgtataaaacattatgaaaaaagTGATTACTGATATCCCTATGTTTTGTTTGAGATACATCAAGTCCTTCTTTCCTACTTTTTCCACTTCACTTCAGGCTTCTTTTCATTGAAAAGTTTCAAGATCTTAGTTAGAAAAGTCTGTATAGCCTTCTCCCGCTAGAATGAAAGATATGCATCTTCTAGTgatctattgataggacaggcacctgtcagtcacaaagcgagTGATGACAGGGAAACTGCTGGTTTGTCAGTCTACTGTCTATCCCACCTCTCAATACCTGTGTTCATTTTGTGTGCTGTGGTTATCACGGAGGAGGGAGAGCATGATGCTTCTGTATCTCCTGTGAGCGAATTTACACGTCCCATGTAATTTAAGTGGTAACGATGAGTTTAAATCCACTTAAttattgttttgtgtgtatttattttcttttgcgTGTTTCAACTTTCATATATCCAGACATGGATTCAGGGCGCATAGACTATTTATTGTGCTTTGATTGACGACCGAACAACAAGTGTTGACTAGTTTATAAAGCTGtcgaactgactgaataaagtcaATCTCCAATATCCCTTTgctattcataaatcatacaacgtAGTTATAAGTCCATGGTATCGCACCATGACAAATAAAACAAAGATCTTGTTGGAAGGtggcccatgtactcccccttcacacaggtggtgacccttgtgacctaaataattattGTCCTATTTATAAactttcttgcctagctaaaatattagaatccttaatgaattctcagctaagatctttCTTATCTTTGAAATCTATTTGAAATCAGTtgggttttagaccaggtcatagcacaATCTCTACTTCATACCTAGTTATAAATTATGTGGTTAACTGCATGGATAAAAGacaacattgtgctgccctcttcattgacctgtcaacggcttttgatactgttgatcactcactgctaattcagggctttcctcaattggcctagactgggctgcatgtaactggttaaaaaattacttgacagatagaactcaatgtgtatttactgatggtgttaaatcaggttcCCTGGAATTTACGAAAGGTGTCCCGCAGGGGtcgattctgggtcctgtactttttactgtttacCTTAACAATATCTACTTGTCTGTAAAGAATTCAGATGATACTGTTGggtatgctattgcccccactGTTGAgcaggctctatctgaactacagtctgcctgcattgtattacagaaaaatgttattgacctgaaatgagtattgaatgcaggtaaaactaagtatGTGTTGTTCTCTAGAGAGCATAAAAATAACTCTGAtgatttaagcatatgtactttggatAGTGTCCATATTGGTtgtgtccctgcttacaaatatctgggcatctggatagatgaaaagctgtcttttaaaaagcatattgatgagttagttaagaaactgagaataaaaatgggcttcttcGATAGAAATAGATCCTGCCTCTCACTAAATAGTAGAGAGCAGATTATGCAGTCGACGTTCCTATCGGTTCTACTGtagactatggcgacatcatctatatgaacacatctgccacttcattaaagccgttagaGGCAGTTTATCGTGCACTTCGCTTTATTACCGGTGACAATTTTAGTACTCATCAATgtattctctaccagaaagttggttggccctctttgatgtcacgtaggttgatacattgctatctTTTAATTTATAAAGTACTTTTACAAAAAGTCCTACTGTACCGAACAtctttactaaactttagacatacaagttaccacacccggtctcagggatggataactctggaaattcctttggtctctactgagttagatAAAMcagcttttagttttcttgcaccttatttgtggaacaatcttcaaaatgttcttaaatttgATGTTTTAGTGCCTCTaaggcaattcagaaagctgattgaggaccttattattgatgaatgtgtttgtttgtttttaccgtgtttttctttctgcttgcattttgtatttatattgatgtgtgtattttctgtaatttctgtaattcaggCTTGTCTGTAAAATAGACcatggtctcagtatgactccctgataaagattaaatataaaataaaaaaatgtgtaggATTCGAAGCCCATGTCCAAGACTTGCCAGTGACCGGTAAAGTGACTTATCAGTGTAACCTAGTGATGGGTTGTTTGCTAAATAACGGCTCTTTTTTAATTTATCTTTTAAGTGAATGTCGAGAACCAAATCGCATCAGTGAGAGAGCGTTCATTTGGTTCCCTAATTTGCATACTAGTAGGCTACTACTGCCTTTTAGCGATTATCTGGagataaattatgaaaatattGAAGATGTTGAATcgtcactgcaggaacaataggtagtgGAGAGAGCCTCCTTCTGGTCCAAAATATGATAAAAGAAACCAGATGGAAGATTTTTAAAGCTAATGATACTTATATGGTATTATTAAAGATGttgatataggcctactgatttGATTCATTAAAGTGCCGAAAATTGAGTAGTAAACTGCTGTTTTCTGTGTAGCAAAGCCCATgtttaacacctgcttcattcttcaaGCATACCTGTATTCATTGTCGCCTGTCTTTGTAT is a window of Salvelinus sp. IW2-2015 linkage group LG13, ASM291031v2, whole genome shotgun sequence DNA encoding:
- the LOC111971986 gene encoding histamine H3 receptor-like: MGVYIPESNTSSNFTPGSDSATVHEAGAALPGYMMVILAVLMITLVVVVVAGNALVILAFIVDKSLRNQSNYFFLNLALSDFLVGAFCIPVYIPYILTGRWVLGRTLCKLWLLMDYLLCTASVFNIVLISYDRFLSVTRAVKYRAQQSMTHHAVVKMVTVWVLAFLLYGPAIIFWELVMGKSIVLADECFAEFYCTWYFLLSASTIEFFTPFISVAFFNLSIYLNIQRRNKSRAIRKEDTKAHRDRGSLRDGGAALTVFLTCKASSSKPAAVSAVIEKDEELSPSTSGEPSSGHTFIQSKKGPTCRITSRPLQSQSPTGPPNRSSQSSRLSHDKKIAKSLAIIVCIFGICWAPYTLLMIIRAACSGRCVEHYWYEMTFWLLWLNSGINPFLYPLCHSSFRRAFAKILCPNRQSVQPHIETQSC